The Metabacillus schmidteae genome has a segment encoding these proteins:
- a CDS encoding sodium:solute symporter family protein has protein sequence MFWTPLKTAVAGFIVFTSFTVIYSLITKKSIYWPGLFIMLALYCLFYYIGAKAVEKRRGKTDDMLVAGRSMPLWLSMFTMTATWVGGGYIAGTAETIHASGIVWTQAPWAYGISLIFGGIFYARKMRRMEFMTMLDPLESRFGNKVAGLLYFPALLGELFWSAAILTALGTTFSVILGLSFTVSIIISSIVAIAYTVVGGLWAIAHTDVLQITIMFFGLLLVLPFAFSHVGGFQTAFENYATNMQGALSLFPPLTGWNDPEWGNLYWYWWDFALLLVFGGIPWQIYFQRVLSAKNENVAMWLSIWAGVLCILCAIPPALIGIAGFSADWGSLGTSAPEHSSMILTYVFKYMTPGLVGAIALGGLAAAVLAAVAASLLSASGMAAWNVYRPLVKPKASPKQLQKVIRSSVIIVGVGATLIALNAKSVYALWYLSSDMVYCILFPQLTCALYYKWANWYGALSGFIVAFVLRVGGGEPLLGLPHFIPYPLVEDGTVYFPFRTTAMLAGLITILVVSYLTRHKCPPLPLRNLHSDKNEHLAS, from the coding sequence ATATTTTGGACTCCGTTAAAAACAGCAGTTGCTGGTTTTATCGTATTCACTAGTTTTACAGTGATTTATTCTCTTATAACCAAAAAAAGCATTTATTGGCCAGGCTTGTTCATTATGCTGGCTTTATACTGTCTTTTCTATTACATTGGTGCAAAAGCAGTCGAGAAAAGGCGAGGTAAAACAGATGACATGCTTGTTGCTGGAAGATCAATGCCACTTTGGCTATCCATGTTTACGATGACAGCGACTTGGGTTGGTGGAGGGTACATCGCCGGAACGGCTGAAACGATCCACGCTTCTGGTATTGTGTGGACACAAGCACCATGGGCATATGGAATTAGCTTAATATTTGGAGGCATTTTTTACGCACGAAAAATGAGACGAATGGAATTTATGACTATGCTGGATCCGTTGGAATCTCGATTCGGAAATAAAGTAGCTGGGCTTCTCTATTTCCCTGCTCTTCTTGGAGAATTGTTTTGGAGTGCTGCTATATTAACGGCACTTGGGACAACATTCAGTGTTATTCTCGGTTTAAGTTTTACAGTTTCAATTATTATTTCATCTATCGTTGCGATTGCGTATACAGTAGTCGGGGGTCTTTGGGCAATTGCTCATACGGACGTTTTACAAATCACGATTATGTTTTTTGGGTTGTTGTTAGTATTACCGTTCGCTTTCTCTCATGTAGGAGGTTTTCAAACGGCTTTTGAGAATTATGCTACCAACATGCAAGGAGCGCTAAGTCTTTTTCCCCCGTTAACTGGGTGGAATGATCCTGAATGGGGAAATTTATATTGGTATTGGTGGGATTTCGCACTTTTATTAGTGTTCGGGGGGATCCCTTGGCAAATCTATTTCCAACGTGTTCTTTCTGCAAAGAACGAAAATGTGGCGATGTGGCTATCGATTTGGGCGGGAGTGTTATGTATTTTGTGTGCGATTCCACCTGCATTAATCGGAATTGCCGGTTTTAGTGCTGATTGGGGATCACTTGGGACATCAGCTCCGGAACACTCTTCGATGATCCTTACCTATGTATTTAAATATATGACACCAGGGCTTGTTGGTGCAATTGCTCTTGGTGGATTGGCTGCAGCTGTTTTAGCAGCTGTTGCAGCATCACTCCTATCGGCATCAGGTATGGCAGCTTGGAACGTTTATCGTCCGCTCGTAAAACCGAAAGCAAGCCCGAAGCAATTGCAAAAAGTCATTCGAAGCAGTGTCATTATTGTTGGGGTCGGGGCAACATTAATTGCCTTAAATGCCAAAAGCGTTTATGCGTTATGGTACTTATCGAGTGATATGGTATATTGCATTTTATTTCCGCAACTAACCTGTGCCCTATACTATAAATGGGCAAACTGGTATGGAGCGCTTTCTGGTTTTATTGTTGCCTTCGTATTAAGGGTTGGGGGTGGAGAGCCATTACTTGGATTACCACATTTTATTCCATATCCTTTAGTAGAGGATGGAACGGTATATTTCCCTTTCCGTACTACTGCTATGCTTGCAGGATTGATTACCATTCTCGTAGTCTCTTATTTGACCCGACATAAATGTCCGCCACTACCACTGCGCAACTTACACAGTGATAAAAATGAACATCTCGCTTCATAA